From Kineosporia succinea, the proteins below share one genomic window:
- a CDS encoding DUF6069 family protein encodes MDTTAVSPRLSPLVRTGVLATLVAVVVNTLAAGLALALGVDFELPDGGESIPLPGFAMMTGIFSLIGVALAAGLARWSPRPAAHFLGTTVVLTAISLVPPFLVNGNAGTVIALIALHLIPAAVMIPVLTRSLRVFPARR; translated from the coding sequence ATGGACACCACCGCCGTTTCCCCACGCCTGTCCCCGCTCGTGCGCACCGGTGTGCTGGCCACGCTCGTCGCCGTGGTCGTCAACACCCTCGCGGCCGGGCTCGCCCTGGCGCTGGGGGTGGACTTCGAGCTGCCCGACGGTGGTGAGTCCATCCCGCTGCCCGGCTTCGCCATGATGACCGGCATCTTCTCGCTGATCGGCGTGGCCCTCGCCGCGGGGCTGGCGCGCTGGAGTCCTCGTCCTGCGGCACATTTCCTGGGGACGACGGTGGTGCTGACGGCGATCTCGCTGGTGCCGCCGTTCCTCGTGAACGGCAACGCGGGCACGGTCATCGCCCTGATCGCACTGCACCTGATTCCGGCGGCGGTGATGATTCCGGTGCTGACGCGGAGCCTGCGGGTCTTTCCGGCGCGGCGGTGA
- a CDS encoding SigE family RNA polymerase sigma factor: MRDEEFLAFVAERRGHLVRTAVLLTAGDRHLAEDLTQTTLTQLYVRWAAFRAARNPDAYVRRCLVNALIDEKRRPWHREQVTEEIPDSVSSFMPFEDADPDVRTEALYAGLRELPPRMRAVLVLRYFHDLNVEETAEALSCSGGTVKSQAARALTKLRRGMSARLSPTPLRPNGAFRA, encoded by the coding sequence ATGAGGGACGAGGAGTTCCTGGCCTTCGTCGCCGAACGCCGGGGCCACCTGGTGCGGACCGCCGTGCTGCTGACGGCGGGCGACCGGCACCTGGCCGAGGACCTCACGCAGACCACGCTGACGCAGCTGTACGTGCGGTGGGCGGCCTTCCGGGCCGCGCGCAATCCCGACGCGTACGTCCGCCGATGCCTGGTGAACGCCCTGATCGACGAGAAGCGCCGGCCCTGGCACCGGGAGCAGGTCACGGAGGAGATCCCCGACTCCGTGTCGTCGTTCATGCCGTTCGAGGACGCCGACCCGGACGTGCGCACGGAGGCGCTGTACGCCGGGTTGCGGGAGCTGCCGCCCCGGATGCGTGCGGTGCTCGTGCTGCGGTACTTCCACGACCTGAACGTCGAGGAGACCGCGGAGGCTCTGTCCTGCTCCGGCGGGACGGTCAAGAGCCAGGCCGCACGCGCCCTCACGAAGCTGCGCCGGGGAATGTCCGCGCGGCTGTCCCCCACCCCTCTGCGTCCGAATGGAGCCTTTCGTGCCTGA
- a CDS encoding SDR family oxidoreductase: MTGSQALQGKVALVAGATRGAGRGIAVELGAAGATVYCTGRTTREKPSEYGRPETIEETAELVTAAGGTGIAVPTDHLDHAAVEALVATIRSGPGRLDVLVNDIWGGENLFEWNKPVWEHDLTNGLRLLHLAIDTHLVTAHFALPLLIENPGGLLVEVTDGTAEYNATNYRLNPFYDLAKVGVNRMGWSHAQDLKKHGATSVSLSPGWMRSEIMLDAYEVGEQNWRDALAKEAHFEISETPRYTGRAVAALAADPERARWNGQSLSSGQLAQEYGFTDLDGSQPDAWRYLVEVQDPGRPADVTGYR; the protein is encoded by the coding sequence ATGACTGGTTCGCAGGCATTGCAGGGCAAGGTTGCTCTCGTGGCCGGAGCGACGCGAGGGGCGGGCCGCGGCATCGCCGTCGAGCTCGGCGCCGCCGGGGCCACCGTCTACTGCACCGGGCGCACCACGCGCGAGAAACCCTCGGAGTACGGCCGTCCCGAGACGATCGAGGAGACCGCCGAACTCGTCACGGCCGCCGGCGGCACCGGGATCGCCGTGCCCACCGACCATCTCGACCACGCGGCCGTCGAGGCGCTGGTCGCCACGATCCGCTCCGGGCCCGGCCGGCTCGACGTGCTGGTCAACGACATCTGGGGCGGTGAGAACCTTTTCGAGTGGAACAAGCCGGTCTGGGAGCACGACCTGACCAACGGCCTGCGCCTGCTGCACCTGGCCATCGACACCCACCTGGTCACCGCGCACTTCGCCCTGCCGCTGCTCATCGAGAACCCGGGCGGGCTGCTGGTCGAGGTCACCGACGGCACGGCCGAGTACAACGCCACGAACTACCGCCTCAACCCGTTCTACGACCTGGCCAAGGTCGGCGTGAACCGGATGGGCTGGTCACACGCCCAAGACCTGAAAAAGCACGGTGCCACCTCGGTTTCGCTCAGCCCGGGCTGGATGCGGTCCGAGATCATGCTCGACGCCTACGAGGTGGGTGAGCAGAACTGGCGTGACGCCCTGGCCAAGGAGGCGCACTTCGAGATCTCCGAGACCCCGCGCTACACCGGCCGGGCCGTGGCCGCGCTGGCCGCCGATCCGGAGAGGGCGCGCTGGAACGGTCAGTCCCTGTCCAGCGGGCAGCTCGCGCAGGAGTACGGGTTCACCGACCTCGACGGGTCGCAGCCGGACGCGTGGCGCTACCTGGTGGAGGTGCAGGACCCGGGCAGGCCGGCCGACGTGACCGGGTACCGGTAG
- a CDS encoding ATP-binding cassette domain-containing protein encodes MSVELRDAAAQLAAYLTFTVPDGEFTAVIRPNGCGRSTLLEALARVLRPDAGRVLLDGADVRSLRPKAFARQVASLPQHPIAPESLRVRDLVARGRHPYHSLLRQWLPGDAAVVEEAMAATGVDGLGDRLLTDLSGGQ; translated from the coding sequence GTGAGCGTCGAGCTGAGGGACGCGGCAGCCCAGCTGGCCGCGTACCTGACGTTCACCGTGCCCGACGGCGAGTTCACCGCCGTCATCAGGCCGAACGGCTGCGGCAGGTCCACCCTGCTCGAGGCCCTCGCCCGGGTGCTGCGGCCCGACGCCGGGCGGGTCCTGCTCGACGGCGCCGACGTGCGCTCCCTGCGTCCCAAAGCCTTTGCCCGGCAGGTCGCCTCACTCCCCCAGCACCCGATCGCCCCGGAGTCGCTGCGGGTGCGCGACCTGGTCGCGCGGGGCCGGCATCCCTACCACTCGCTGCTGCGGCAGTGGCTACCGGGGGACGCGGCGGTGGTCGAGGAGGCCATGGCCGCCACCGGGGTGGACGGGCTGGGCGACCGGCTGCTGACCGACCTGTCCGGGGGCCAGTAG
- a CDS encoding MarR family winged helix-turn-helix transcriptional regulator, protein MTAGPEDALDKLLELVVLLNADMRRDFERRGLTAARTHALWVLAELGPSSQRALAQALGVTARNVTGIVDGLVETGFVTREPHPGDRRATLVTFTAKGSETVADLRKGQKVLAGQLFGDMPTGRFAEFVQGMDDVLTVIRRELDAGAP, encoded by the coding sequence GTGACGGCCGGCCCGGAAGACGCCCTGGACAAGCTGCTCGAGCTGGTCGTGCTGCTGAATGCCGACATGCGGCGGGATTTCGAGCGGCGGGGGCTGACGGCCGCCCGCACGCACGCGCTGTGGGTGCTGGCCGAGCTCGGCCCATCGTCGCAGCGGGCGCTGGCGCAGGCGCTGGGGGTGACGGCGCGCAACGTGACGGGGATCGTCGACGGACTGGTGGAGACCGGTTTCGTGACGCGGGAGCCGCATCCGGGCGACCGGCGGGCGACGCTGGTGACGTTCACGGCCAAGGGATCGGAGACCGTGGCCGATCTGCGGAAGGGGCAGAAGGTTCTCGCCGGGCAGCTTTTCGGTGACATGCCCACGGGCCGGTTCGCCGAGTTCGTCCAGGGGATGGACGACGTGCTCACCGTGATCCGACGGGAACTGGACGCGGGCGCCCCCTGA
- a CDS encoding zinc ribbon domain-containing protein, which yields MRHCTRCGAPLENTWRFCARCAAPVPDPPQPSAPAGHAPRPAQAWEQDATVIGTVPRATKSSPADLAGRLASVVAVLGAVGALLALFVPYDGEGTRLIEDAVTVWFNLPTLVAWGLGAGLTVARSTRPTGAVLLSAVTLVWLPAYLNDIEALVASRSTLGPGQLISFASTALLLVAGLVAVGAAGVRFTTGTGAWILAAAGAVLIGAVGSALPSREILVTSVESQDIRGGIEVARSRCCSLGEQSGWSATSLLLTMLVAVFVVVVAGSMARTSLVVAGFGGVAAALAGSVFLLVLQLRTDRVLPLLSQDLRDLLAAGRVELRIHGLPGLWLQVAGLVLLAGVAIGRGLVRPGAREAAARSTTR from the coding sequence GTGCGACACTGCACGCGGTGCGGGGCACCGCTGGAGAACACCTGGCGGTTCTGCGCCCGCTGCGCCGCGCCGGTGCCGGATCCTCCGCAACCGTCGGCGCCGGCGGGACACGCGCCCCGACCGGCCCAGGCGTGGGAGCAGGACGCCACCGTCATCGGCACCGTGCCCCGGGCCACGAAGTCCTCGCCGGCGGATCTGGCCGGCCGGCTCGCGTCCGTCGTCGCCGTCCTCGGGGCGGTCGGGGCGCTGCTGGCTCTGTTCGTGCCGTACGACGGTGAGGGCACGCGGCTGATCGAAGACGCCGTCACCGTCTGGTTCAACCTCCCGACCCTGGTGGCGTGGGGGCTGGGGGCCGGGCTGACGGTGGCGCGCTCCACCCGGCCGACCGGGGCCGTGCTCCTCAGCGCCGTCACCCTGGTCTGGCTCCCGGCGTACCTCAACGACATCGAGGCGCTGGTGGCCTCGCGCAGCACCCTCGGCCCGGGGCAGCTCATCTCGTTCGCCTCGACCGCACTGCTGCTGGTTGCCGGTCTGGTCGCGGTCGGCGCCGCGGGAGTGCGCTTCACGACGGGCACCGGGGCCTGGATCCTGGCTGCGGCCGGTGCGGTGCTGATCGGGGCCGTCGGATCCGCCCTGCCCAGCCGCGAGATCCTCGTGACCAGCGTGGAGAGCCAGGACATCCGTGGGGGGATCGAGGTCGCGCGCAGCCGGTGCTGCAGCCTCGGTGAGCAGTCCGGGTGGTCGGCGACGTCACTGCTGCTCACGATGCTGGTGGCCGTGTTCGTGGTGGTCGTCGCCGGATCCATGGCTCGGACATCGCTCGTGGTGGCGGGTTTCGGCGGGGTCGCGGCTGCGCTGGCCGGGTCGGTGTTCCTGCTCGTGCTGCAGCTGCGCACCGATCGGGTGCTGCCCCTGCTGAGCCAGGACCTGCGCGACCTGCTCGCGGCCGGCCGCGTGGAGCTCCGGATCCACGGTCTGCCCGGACTCTGGCTGCAGGTGGCCGGGCTGGTGCTGCTCGCGGGTGTGGCGATCGGCCGCGGGCTTGTTCGGCCCGGCGCTAGAGAGGCTGCGGCGCGGTCGACGACTCGATGA
- a CDS encoding GntR family transcriptional regulator has protein sequence MTTAAEATPYSVLRAAILSLKLMPGEKLSERGLESMLKASRTPIRAALMSLANEGLTQRAGRGWQVTPIDLAEVRAVMEYREALESASVRLAVERAEAEELDALGDLARSHSDDEETVLREGGDFHVALARLSRNRFLADGMSGALTRLSRTRWLEVQSATSRAQAQDEHLAIIAAVTDRDAELAAERVVSHCRGTRERLLSHLDGERRRLRGRGFSIIESSTAPQPL, from the coding sequence ATGACAACCGCCGCCGAGGCCACGCCCTACTCCGTCCTGAGGGCGGCGATCCTGTCGCTGAAACTCATGCCCGGCGAGAAACTCAGTGAGCGGGGGCTGGAATCGATGCTGAAGGCCTCCCGCACCCCGATCCGCGCAGCGCTGATGAGCCTGGCCAACGAGGGGCTCACCCAGCGGGCCGGCCGCGGCTGGCAGGTCACCCCGATCGACCTGGCCGAGGTCCGCGCGGTGATGGAGTACCGGGAGGCGCTGGAGTCCGCGTCGGTGCGCCTGGCCGTCGAGCGCGCCGAGGCCGAAGAGCTCGACGCCCTGGGCGATCTCGCCCGCTCACACAGTGACGACGAGGAGACCGTGCTGCGTGAGGGCGGTGACTTCCACGTGGCCCTGGCCCGGCTCTCGCGCAACCGGTTCCTGGCCGACGGCATGAGCGGGGCCCTGACCCGCCTCAGCCGCACCCGATGGCTGGAGGTGCAGTCGGCCACCTCCCGGGCCCAGGCCCAAGACGAGCACCTGGCCATCATCGCCGCGGTCACCGACCGGGACGCGGAACTGGCCGCCGAGCGCGTCGTCTCGCACTGCCGGGGCACCCGCGAGCGCCTGCTCAGTCACCTCGACGGCGAGAGGCGGCGGCTGCGGGGCCGGGGATTCTCGATCATCGAGTCGTCGACCGCGCCGCAGCCTCTCTAG
- a CDS encoding MFS transporter — translation MNAPPAETVPRAAWRMLGLGVAAQAAGVLLTSIPAYLIPLLHVERGESLASAGWLAAAPNIGLVFTLVLWGVLADRYAERWVLVAGLALSSGFALVAAPVDDLWWLAGLLLLGGGATACTSATSGKIVAAWFPRSRRGLAMGIRQMSQPLGVAVAALVVPPLAGRFGTGAPLLLAGICLGVLAFACAVGIANGPAAQAQTDPGTPLRASAGLAADRSGPASSRPGAKGDVHASSGLGTDRDAPASPVDPNPYRGNRFLARIHLVSLLLVVPQFTLSTFGLVWLTVGQGWDPTAAGLMIAIAQFTGGIGRILVGSASDRVGSRVRVLRLVAVSCVLVMLALAVTSALDRGLVSGILLIVATTVSVADNGLAFTSIVEAAGSSWSGKAVGIQNTGQYVAASAVGPGIGALIALAGYPLAFALVAVMPLLSIPLVPARDQHRTG, via the coding sequence ATGAACGCCCCACCCGCCGAGACCGTGCCCCGTGCTGCCTGGCGCATGCTCGGCCTCGGGGTCGCGGCCCAGGCCGCGGGCGTGCTGCTGACCAGCATCCCGGCCTACCTGATCCCGTTGCTGCACGTCGAGCGGGGGGAGTCGCTGGCCAGTGCGGGATGGCTGGCCGCCGCCCCCAACATCGGGCTGGTGTTCACCCTGGTGCTGTGGGGAGTACTGGCCGACCGGTATGCCGAACGCTGGGTGCTGGTCGCCGGACTGGCGCTGAGCTCGGGTTTCGCCCTGGTCGCGGCACCCGTCGACGACCTGTGGTGGCTGGCCGGGCTGCTGCTCCTGGGCGGCGGGGCCACGGCCTGCACCAGTGCCACGAGCGGCAAGATCGTCGCGGCCTGGTTCCCGCGCTCGCGGCGGGGGCTGGCCATGGGGATCCGGCAGATGTCGCAGCCGCTGGGGGTGGCCGTCGCGGCGCTGGTCGTGCCGCCGCTGGCCGGCCGGTTCGGCACCGGGGCGCCGCTGCTGCTGGCCGGGATCTGCCTGGGCGTTCTGGCCTTCGCGTGTGCGGTCGGGATCGCGAACGGGCCCGCCGCGCAGGCACAGACGGACCCGGGAACCCCGCTGCGCGCGTCCGCCGGCCTGGCCGCGGACCGCAGCGGACCCGCGTCCTCACGCCCGGGAGCGAAAGGTGACGTACACGCGTCCTCGGGCCTGGGGACGGACCGCGACGCACCCGCGAGCCCCGTCGACCCGAATCCCTATCGGGGCAACCGTTTTCTGGCTCGCATCCACCTGGTCTCGCTCCTGCTGGTCGTGCCGCAGTTCACGCTGAGCACGTTCGGGCTGGTCTGGCTGACGGTCGGGCAGGGCTGGGACCCGACGGCGGCCGGGTTGATGATCGCGATCGCGCAGTTCACCGGCGGAATCGGCCGGATCCTGGTGGGTTCCGCCAGCGACCGGGTCGGAAGCCGGGTGCGCGTCCTGCGGCTCGTGGCGGTGAGCTGCGTGCTGGTCATGCTGGCGCTGGCCGTGACGAGCGCCCTTGACCGGGGCCTGGTCTCGGGGATCCTGCTGATCGTGGCGACCACGGTCAGCGTGGCCGACAACGGGCTGGCGTTCACGTCGATCGTCGAGGCGGCCGGGTCGTCGTGGTCGGGCAAGGCGGTCGGGATCCAGAACACCGGGCAGTATGTCGCGGCCTCGGCGGTGGGGCCGGGGATCGGGGCGCTGATCGCGCTGGCCGGATACCCGCTGGCGTTCGCGCTGGTGGCGGTGATGCCGCTGCTGTCGATCCCGCTGGTGCCGGCCCGGGACCAGCACCGGACGGGCTGA
- a CDS encoding DUF3224 domain-containing protein has product MTEIVASFEIKRWDAEVYQEPAEGQTLSQVLVEKEFSGAVTGTSVARLLAARSEGGQGYVASERFEGSVDGRSGALVYQHGGIVGGGVGTSFGNVVPGCGTGELEGATGSVEFRHDENGAAVTFVLTFVGA; this is encoded by the coding sequence ATGACGGAGATCGTGGCATCGTTCGAGATCAAGCGCTGGGACGCGGAGGTCTATCAGGAACCGGCCGAGGGGCAGACGCTCAGCCAGGTGCTGGTGGAGAAGGAGTTCTCCGGAGCGGTCACCGGTACCAGTGTGGCCCGGCTGCTGGCGGCCCGGTCCGAGGGCGGTCAGGGGTACGTCGCCAGTGAGCGTTTCGAGGGTTCCGTCGACGGACGTTCGGGTGCCCTGGTCTATCAGCACGGCGGCATCGTGGGCGGCGGGGTGGGGACGTCGTTCGGGAACGTCGTTCCTGGTTGCGGCACGGGCGAACTCGAGGGGGCGACGGGGTCGGTGGAGTTCCGGCACGACGAGAACGGCGCTGCGGTGACGTTCGTGCTCACGTTCGTCGGGGCGTGA
- a CDS encoding AAA family ATPase: MLVRRAYVENADLDTWPYTVPAVTDLAEQGLTFTRPVTFLVGENGSGKSTVAEALAESFGLDPHGGKAGTKYASHREMSILGEALKLSTSPAGQNMRSGPRKARSGFFLRGETAMGMMSARSGWPGYWEGDTDTMSHGEGFLTVFDAMFARPGFYVLDEPESALSFSSSLRLVELLHRLGRTGAQVVCATHSPILASTPGAAIYEFSANGIASVAWEDLLIVEHWRRYLDAPQSYLRHLL; the protein is encoded by the coding sequence GTGCTGGTGCGTCGCGCGTACGTCGAGAATGCCGATCTGGACACCTGGCCGTACACGGTTCCCGCGGTCACCGACCTGGCCGAGCAGGGTCTGACGTTCACGCGGCCGGTCACGTTCCTGGTGGGGGAGAACGGGTCCGGCAAGTCGACGGTGGCCGAGGCCCTGGCGGAATCGTTCGGCCTGGATCCGCACGGGGGCAAGGCGGGCACGAAATACGCCTCGCACCGCGAGATGTCGATCCTGGGCGAGGCGCTGAAACTCTCCACGTCGCCGGCCGGGCAGAACATGCGCTCGGGCCCGCGCAAGGCTCGCAGCGGGTTCTTCCTGCGCGGCGAGACGGCGATGGGGATGATGTCCGCGCGCAGTGGCTGGCCCGGGTACTGGGAGGGCGACACCGACACGATGAGCCACGGTGAGGGCTTCCTGACCGTGTTCGACGCGATGTTCGCCCGCCCGGGCTTCTACGTGCTCGACGAGCCGGAGTCGGCGCTGTCGTTCAGCTCCTCGCTGCGGCTCGTCGAGCTGCTGCACCGGCTGGGACGCACCGGGGCCCAGGTGGTCTGCGCGACCCACTCACCGATCCTGGCGAGCACCCCGGGAGCGGCGATCTACGAGTTCAGCGCCAACGGCATCGCGTCGGTGGCCTGGGAGGACCTGCTGATCGTGGAGCACTGGCGCCGGTACCTGGACGCACCGCAGTCCTATCTGCGGCATCTGCTGTAA
- a CDS encoding FadR/GntR family transcriptional regulator: MVNTGSTKPQKTALLLAQRIVRDIEQQGLGPGQKLPPERSMMHSYETGRGTLRESLRFLELQGVLTLKPGPGGGPVIQKPTAGNLATTLALVLQFDDARHRVITEARSALEPLMARLAARRATPTRLLELQQTLADMEEGLDDTPAYLDANRRFHQAIAWSSDNSLFGFLLGAIDLTDHTVSVEQPIRRRQSVLRAHHRIYEAIAQGRPEVASEEMTAHMDEDQAWAEKKHPEVREQHITWP; encoded by the coding sequence GTGGTGAACACCGGTTCGACCAAGCCGCAGAAGACCGCGCTGCTGCTGGCGCAGCGCATCGTGCGGGACATCGAGCAGCAGGGGCTCGGCCCGGGGCAGAAGCTGCCCCCCGAGCGCTCGATGATGCACTCGTACGAGACAGGTCGCGGCACGCTGCGGGAATCGCTGAGATTCCTGGAGCTGCAAGGAGTGTTGACCCTCAAACCGGGCCCCGGAGGCGGGCCCGTGATCCAGAAACCGACCGCCGGCAACCTGGCCACCACCCTGGCCCTGGTGCTGCAGTTCGACGACGCCCGGCACCGGGTGATCACCGAGGCCCGCTCGGCACTGGAGCCGCTGATGGCCCGCCTGGCCGCCCGGCGCGCCACCCCGACCCGGTTGCTGGAGCTGCAGCAGACGCTCGCCGACATGGAGGAGGGCCTCGACGACACCCCGGCGTACCTCGACGCGAATCGCCGTTTCCACCAGGCCATCGCCTGGTCGAGCGACAATTCGCTGTTCGGGTTCCTGCTCGGCGCCATCGACCTCACCGATCACACTGTGAGCGTCGAACAGCCGATCCGCCGCCGCCAGAGCGTACTTCGGGCCCATCACCGCATCTACGAGGCGATCGCCCAGGGCCGGCCCGAGGTGGCCTCCGAGGAGATGACCGCCCACATGGACGAGGACCAGGCCTGGGCCGAGAAGAAGCACCCGGAGGTGCGGGAACAGCACATCACCTGGCCGTAG
- a CDS encoding M1 family metallopeptidase, whose translation MTATATAVALTLGSGVADAAATPGSPGVGDVYFPDYGNGGYDVGHYDVRLRYQPKTDQLTGTTTILAETTQELSRFNLDFALDVTSVRVNNRAATFHREGAHELVVTPARAIPKGGDLTVVVQYAGIPSSVKVSGFTGWTRTSDGALAVNEPESAWWWFPSNDHPTDKATYDVSVLVPDDVQAISNGTLTGGPVKELNGWDRWSWRSAKPQATYLTFLAVGHYDIESDTAADGSPIVNAYSTSLGEFDGAARASVNRTNEVIETEENWFGDYPFEAQGGVVAPPAALGFALETQTRPVYDGRFWRRGGNTYVVAHELAHQWFGDSVSLGQWRDIWLNEGFASYAEWLWSDHEGEGTPQELFDYTYASYPEDDPFWQVLPGDPGADKVFDGAVYDRGALTVQALRVQIGDEAFFELLRTWLASHRYGDGTTGEFIALAEKISGQQLDSLFDTWLFTAGRPDLSATTKLARTSVADTDATPVKPKSFDKIQAVHEAHAALS comes from the coding sequence ATGACCGCGACAGCCACCGCCGTCGCGTTGACACTGGGCTCCGGGGTGGCCGACGCGGCCGCGACGCCGGGCTCGCCGGGGGTGGGGGACGTCTACTTCCCCGACTACGGCAACGGCGGCTACGACGTCGGGCACTACGACGTGCGGCTGCGTTACCAGCCGAAAACCGACCAGCTCACCGGCACCACCACGATCCTGGCCGAAACCACCCAGGAACTGTCCCGTTTCAACCTCGATTTCGCGCTCGACGTGACCTCGGTGCGGGTCAACAACCGGGCCGCCACGTTCCACCGTGAGGGGGCGCACGAGCTGGTCGTGACGCCGGCCCGGGCCATCCCCAAGGGCGGCGACCTGACGGTCGTGGTGCAGTACGCCGGGATTCCCTCCTCGGTGAAGGTTTCCGGGTTCACCGGCTGGACGCGCACGAGTGACGGGGCCCTGGCGGTGAACGAGCCGGAGAGCGCCTGGTGGTGGTTCCCGAGCAACGACCACCCGACCGACAAGGCCACCTACGACGTGTCGGTGCTGGTGCCCGACGACGTGCAGGCCATCAGCAACGGCACCCTCACCGGTGGGCCGGTCAAGGAGCTCAACGGCTGGGACCGCTGGTCCTGGCGCTCGGCCAAACCGCAGGCGACCTACCTGACCTTCCTGGCCGTCGGGCACTACGACATCGAGTCCGACACCGCGGCCGACGGTTCGCCGATCGTCAACGCGTACTCGACGTCTCTGGGTGAGTTCGACGGGGCGGCCCGGGCGAGCGTCAACCGCACCAACGAGGTCATCGAGACCGAGGAGAACTGGTTCGGCGACTACCCGTTCGAGGCACAGGGGGGTGTGGTGGCTCCGCCGGCGGCCCTCGGGTTCGCGCTGGAGACACAGACCCGGCCGGTCTACGACGGGCGGTTCTGGCGTCGCGGCGGCAACACCTACGTGGTGGCGCACGAGCTGGCGCACCAGTGGTTCGGGGACTCGGTGTCGCTCGGTCAGTGGAGGGACATCTGGCTGAACGAGGGTTTCGCCAGCTACGCCGAGTGGCTCTGGTCGGACCACGAGGGGGAGGGCACCCCGCAGGAACTGTTCGACTACACCTACGCCAGTTACCCCGAGGACGACCCGTTCTGGCAGGTCCTGCCCGGCGATCCCGGTGCCGACAAGGTGTTCGACGGTGCCGTGTACGACCGTGGGGCCCTGACGGTTCAGGCGCTGCGGGTGCAGATCGGTGACGAGGCGTTCTTCGAGCTGCTGCGGACCTGGCTGGCGTCGCACCGGTACGGCGACGGCACCACGGGCGAGTTCATCGCGCTGGCCGAGAAGATCTCCGGGCAACAGCTGGACTCGCTGTTCGACACCTGGCTCTTCACGGCCGGGCGCCCGGACCTGTCGGCGACCACGAAGCTGGCCCGGACGTCGGTCGCGGACACCGATGCGACGCCGGTGAAGCCGAAGTCGTTCGACAAGATCCAGGCCGTGCACGAGGCTCACGCCGCGCTCTCGTAA
- a CDS encoding SGNH/GDSL hydrolase family protein codes for MTALDYDNLSGRPPGALLAALSRLSRRVRSVQDQVGPFAEAWRSANARELSQGSGPLWVALGDSMTQGIGAPDPMLGYVGQLASRWRTRGDEFRLLNLSFSGARVADVIDRQWPAAVRIASGPGLEIGRVTLLIGSNDLLRAQFRSALPGDVRRLLDRLPDGTAVGTLPNPQAAGLNAVVDRAAGRVRVAELRRTGTGWAWRGKLSPDLFHPNEHGYAVLASAFERAFDEPVPGGDGRPASR; via the coding sequence GTGACCGCCCTCGACTACGACAACCTCAGTGGCCGCCCGCCGGGGGCGCTGCTCGCGGCCCTGAGCCGTCTCTCGCGGCGCGTGCGGTCGGTGCAGGACCAGGTGGGCCCGTTCGCGGAGGCCTGGCGTTCGGCGAATGCCCGGGAGCTGTCGCAGGGGTCGGGACCGCTGTGGGTCGCGCTGGGCGACAGCATGACCCAGGGCATCGGTGCGCCCGACCCGATGCTCGGGTACGTGGGGCAGCTGGCTTCCCGATGGCGGACGCGTGGGGACGAGTTCCGTCTGCTGAACCTGAGTTTCAGTGGGGCCCGGGTCGCGGACGTGATCGACCGGCAGTGGCCGGCCGCGGTGAGGATCGCGAGCGGTCCGGGCCTGGAGATCGGCCGGGTCACCCTGCTGATCGGCTCGAACGACCTGTTGCGGGCGCAGTTCCGGTCCGCGTTGCCGGGTGACGTCCGGCGGTTGCTCGACCGGCTCCCGGACGGGACGGCGGTGGGCACGCTGCCCAACCCGCAGGCAGCCGGGCTCAACGCGGTCGTCGATCGGGCCGCCGGCCGGGTGCGGGTGGCGGAGCTACGCCGTACGGGTACGGGATGGGCCTGGCGCGGCAAGCTGTCGCCCGATCTGTTCCATCCCAACGAGCACGGCTATGCGGTGCTGGCGAGCGCGTTCGAGCGGGCCTTCGACGAACCGGTGCCCGGCGGTGACGGGCGGCCGGCGAGTCGGTGA